A genome region from Pygocentrus nattereri isolate fPygNat1 chromosome 6, fPygNat1.pri, whole genome shotgun sequence includes the following:
- the zgc:136439 gene encoding uncharacterized protein zgc:136439: MKAVVLAAGYGTRLQRGIENDPTGEFKHLGGIAKPLLPIGGRVLLSHWLRALTHTACVDTVVVVTNALHHEAFQKWAEEFPNVKILNDGTRKNEERLGAVACLQLAVKHFGLDDHIIVIGGDTLFKEDFSLRAFTERFAEVQKKDKDSSLVLSYQCRDEETSKYGILEVDSDLRVQCMKEKPFPTETNSRSACPCFYLFSRTTLPLLDAFLKEKEEGPIEERDAPGTFLSWLLLRRPVYVYRISGRFDVGNLPSYIECDKYFKEQLTNPDIYLI; this comes from the exons ATGAAAGCTGTAGTTCTAGCAGCAGGATATGGAACAAGACTGCAGAGGGGCATCGAGAATGACCCAACTGGAGAGTTTAAGCATCTGGGGGGCATTGCTAAGCCTCTGCTGCCCATTGGCGGTCGTGTCCTCCTCTCCCACTGGCTCCGGgctctcactcacactgcatGTGTCGACACGGTGGTGGTGGTC ACTAACGCCCTTCACCACGAAGCTTTCCAGAAATGGGCCGAGGAGTTCCCCAATGTGAAAATACTGAATGATGGGACAAGGAAGAACGAG GAGCGGCTTGGTGCGGTTGCTTGCCTTCAGCTGGCAGTCAAGCATTTTGGATTGGATGATCATATCATAGTGATTGGAGG TGACACATTGTTCAAAGAGGATTTCAGCCTGAGGGCTTTTACAGAACGCTTTGCTGAGGTGCAGAAGAAGGATAAAGACAGCAGCTTGGTGTTGTCATATCAGTGCAGGGATGAGG AAACATCAAAGTACGGCATCCTGGAGGTGGATTCAGACCTCAGAGTGCAGTGTATGAAAGAGAAACCCTTTCCAACAGAGACAAACTCACGCAGTGCT TGTCCCTGTTTCTACTTGTTTTCAAGAACAACGCTTCCTCTCTTGGATGCCTTCCTGAAGGAGAAGGAG GAAGGGCCAATTGAAGAAAGGGATGCCCCAGGAACATTTCTGTCATGGCTCTTATTAAG GAGGCCTGTGTATGTCTACAGGATCTCAGGACGTTTTGATGTGGGAAATCTTCCATCTTACATAGAATGTGACAAATACTTCAAAGAGCAACTTACAAATCcagatatttatttaatatag
- the asnsd1 gene encoding asparagine synthetase domain-containing protein 1 — translation MCGICCVVNLTASQCVLQKHVREKLRNRGPDCSQDITDMVLDPSYSCLFSAHVLHMRGVLTPQPLQDKDGNILLWNGEVFGGLTVGAEDNDTKVVLHHLSLCRSPSDVLSVLSQVKGPWAIIYYRKAEHCIWFGRDFFGRRSLLWSSGPEECSFTLTSVSSCLPDSDSAYWQEVPAVGVYSLDLKKCSYNRSLKLELYPWVYIGDEPPNDFTCEGLPSSVSMVMNDSGLLLNFPVPSMNTSLTAATPNDKPNQTSQTSPDDLKVFLKSTEKREMVRNLIDVLSEAVRRRVQCLPYQLKLTEEPNDDEAQVAILFSGGIDSMILAVLADRHIPADRPIDLLNVAFKLQESKINPGSTKKGQTNKRQHASADIAQSDQVKSNCFNVPDRITGRAGLQELKNLSPARKWNFVEINVTQEELKEMREKHISHLVHPLDTVLDDSIGCAVWFAARGTGIISEGTEQRRHTSTAKVVLTGIGADEQLAGYSRHRVRFKTSGLKGLVKELAMELGRISSRNLGRDDRIIGDHGKEARFPYLDEDVVSFLNSLPVWEKADLCLPRGIGEKLLLRLAAVELGLGPSAVLPKRAMQFGSRIAKLENRHEKASDKCKRLVTS, via the exons ATGTGTGGGATCTGCTGTGTAGTGAATTTGACTGCATCTCAATGTGTGCTTCAGAAACATGTGCGTGAAAAGCTTCGTAACAGAGGGCCCGACTGTAGCCAGGATATTACAGATATGGTATTGGATCCAAGTTACAGTTGCCTATTTTCTGCCCATGTACTCCATATGAGGGGAGTCTTGACTCCCCAGCCTCTGCAAGACAAGGATGGAAATATTCTCCTCTGGAATGGTGAGGTGTTTGGTGGTTTAACAGTGGGAGCTGAAGACAATGACACCAAAGTGGTTCTCCACCATCTGTCCTTGTGCAGAAGCCCTTCAGATGTATTATCTGTTCTGTCTCAGGTTAAGGGACCCTGGGCCATCATTTATTACAGGAAAGCTGAACACTGTATTTGGTTTGGTAGGGATTTTTTTGGGAGGAGGAGTCttctctggagcagtgggcCAGAAGAGTGCTCTTTTACGTTGACCTCAGTGTCCTCGTGCTTGCCAGATTCTGATTCAGCCTATTGGCAGGAAGTACCAGCAGTCGGTGTTTACAGTTTGGATTTGAAGAAGTGTTCATACAACAGAAGTCTGAAACTTGAGCTCTATCCATGGGTTTACATCGGTGATGAGCCCCCAAATGACTTCACTTGTGAAGGTCTGCCCAGTTCTGTCTCCATGGTCATGAATGATTCTGGACTTCTtctgaattttcctgttccttCAATGAACACATCCTTAACTGCAGCTACACCTAATGACAAACCAAACCAGACTTCTCAAACTTCTCCTGATGACTTAAAGGTGTTTCTGAAAAGCACTGAAAAGCGAGAAATGGTTAGAAATCTAATAGACGTGCTTAGCGAAGCTGTCCGCAGGAGGGTGCAGTGCCTGCCTTACCAGCTTAAACTAACAGAGGAACCCAATGATGATGAAGCCCAAGTTGCCATACTGTTTTCTGGAGGAATTGATTCAATGATTCTGGCTGTTCTTGCTGATCGCCACATACCTGCTGACAGACCAATTGACCTTCTCAATGTTGCTTTTAAACTTCAGGAATCCAAGATCAACCCTGGGTCCACAAAGAAAGGACAGACTAACAAAAGACAGCATGCTAGTGCTGACATTGCCCAGTCAGATCAAGTGAAGTCAAACTGCTTCAATGTCCCAGACAGGATCACAGGCCGAGCTGGGCTGCAGGAGCTAAAAAACCTCAGTCCTGCACGGAAGTGGAACTTTGTTGAGATCAACGTAACTCAAGAGGAGCTTAAGGAGATGCGGGAAAAGCACATCTCTCACTTGGTGCATCCTTTAGACACTGTTCTGGATGACAGCATCGGATGTGCTGTGTGGTTCGCAGCTAGAGGGACTGGCATCATATCAGAGGGAACAGAACAGAGGCGGCACACTTCAACAGCAAAG GTGGTTTTGACAGGTATTGGAGCGGATGAGCAGCTGGCCGGTTATTCCAGACACAGAGTGCGGTTTAAGACCTCAGGTCTCAAGGGCCTGGTCAAAGAGCTGGCCATGGAGCTGGGCAGAATATCCTCCAGGAATCTCGGACGAGACGACCGCATCATTGGAGATCATGGAAAAGAGGCCAG ATTTCCCTACTTGGATGAGGACGTGGTGAGCTTTCTGAACAGTCTGCCGGTGTGGGAGAAGGCTGACCTATGTCTGCCCAGGGGAATTGGGGAGAAGCTGCTGTTGAGACTGGCTGCTGTGGAGCTGGGCCTGGGACCCTCTGCTGTACTGCCCAAGAGAGCCATGCAGTTTGGTTCCCGAATTGCCAAGTTGGAGAACCGCCATGAAAAGGCTTCAGATAAATGCAAGAGATTGGTCACAAGTTAG
- the LOC108436802 gene encoding ASNSD1 upstream open reading frame protein, which produces MSVRSSEQTDDLAQDERSAREELNRRIKEQKVVIDELSNLKKNRKVYIQQPNSNIFFLTDKGETLSSCKKELDKMKRHYQDM; this is translated from the exons ATGTCGGTCAGAAGCAGCGAGCAGACGGACGATCTGGCTCAGGACGAGCGCAGCGCCAGAGAGGAGCTAAACCGGAGG ATCAAGGAGCAAAAGGTTGTGATAGATGAGCTGtcaaatctgaagaaaaacagG aaagtTTACATCCAGCAGCCCAACAGCAACATATTCTTTCTCACAGACAAAGGCGAGACACTGAGCTCCTGTAAAA AAGAACTGGACAAAATGAAGAGACATTATCAGGACATGTAA